A window of the Dongshaea marina genome harbors these coding sequences:
- a CDS encoding ABC transporter substrate-binding protein, producing the protein MVKGCLLFGLLLFSLRVVATEPLHVLLLNPGAGNWFWKQTIEFMQAASEDLGIELEVLDSEKNMLAVTQLREIVDRPHLPDYLLISNENGIGGDLLRIADRADLKTFLFINGFESKRDRREYGKPRQYYKSWIGELIPDNYSAGYQMGTVLLDKALKQGMDKPYGKVQLAAIAGTSNTQASSERVRGLGKAVSEREDRVKLLKIVAGDWTQQRAFKLSLHLFTHYPNIQAFWGVNDSTAIGEIQAALDKGKQPGKDLLFVSCGWHPQAIDKVSRGELVATIGGISWMAPGRW; encoded by the coding sequence ATGGTCAAGGGATGTTTACTGTTCGGCTTACTCCTATTTAGTCTGCGAGTCGTGGCAACCGAGCCGCTGCATGTGCTGTTGCTCAATCCTGGTGCGGGAAACTGGTTCTGGAAGCAAACCATTGAATTTATGCAGGCGGCCTCCGAGGATCTGGGGATTGAGCTGGAGGTTTTGGACTCGGAGAAAAATATGCTGGCGGTGACCCAGCTAAGAGAGATTGTCGACCGCCCTCATCTTCCGGATTATCTGCTGATCAGTAACGAAAATGGAATTGGCGGTGACCTGCTGAGAATTGCCGACCGGGCGGATCTCAAAACCTTTCTATTCATCAATGGATTTGAGAGCAAGCGCGACCGCCGGGAGTATGGTAAGCCACGTCAGTATTACAAGAGCTGGATTGGCGAACTGATCCCCGACAACTACTCTGCTGGCTACCAGATGGGCACTGTGTTGCTGGATAAGGCTTTGAAGCAGGGGATGGACAAGCCCTATGGCAAGGTTCAGCTTGCTGCCATTGCGGGAACCTCAAACACTCAGGCTTCCAGTGAGCGGGTCAGGGGACTAGGTAAGGCGGTTTCTGAACGTGAAGATAGGGTGAAGTTATTAAAGATAGTTGCAGGTGATTGGACTCAGCAGCGGGCCTTTAAGCTGTCACTGCATCTGTTCACTCACTACCCGAATATTCAGGCATTCTGGGGAGTCAATGATAGTACCGCCATAGGTGAGATCCAGGCTGCCCTGGATAAGGGAAAGCAGCCGGGTAAAGACCTGTTGTTTGTCAGCTGTGGTTGGCACCCACAGGCGATCGACAAGGTTAGCAGGGGAGAGCTGGTGGCAACCATCGGGGGCATTTCATGGATGGCGCCTGGGCGCTGGTGA
- the rplJ gene encoding 50S ribosomal protein L10: MALRLEDKKAIVAAVNEAAKGALSAVVADSRGVTVDAMTALRQQAREAGVYMKVVRNTLARRAVEGTDYECLKDVFVGPTLIAFSNEHPGAAARLFKDFAKNQEAFEVKGLAFEGEFIAAADLDRLATLPTYDEAIARLMMCMKEASAGKLVRTFAALRDQKQEQAA; this comes from the coding sequence ATGGCATTAAGACTCGAAGACAAGAAGGCAATTGTTGCTGCAGTCAACGAAGCTGCCAAAGGCGCCCTGTCTGCAGTAGTTGCGGATTCCCGTGGCGTAACTGTAGATGCGATGACCGCTCTGCGTCAGCAAGCTCGTGAAGCTGGTGTGTACATGAAAGTTGTACGCAACACTCTGGCTCGCCGCGCAGTAGAAGGGACCGATTACGAATGTCTGAAAGACGTTTTCGTTGGTCCTACTTTGATCGCTTTCTCAAACGAGCACCCAGGTGCGGCCGCTCGTCTGTTTAAAGATTTTGCAAAAAATCAGGAAGCGTTTGAAGTTAAAGGTCTGGCCTTTGAGGGCGAATTTATCGCAGCGGCGGACCTAGACCGTCTGGCAACACTGCCGACCTACGACGAAGCGATTGCACGCCTGATGATGTGCATGAAAGAAGCTTCTGCTGGCAAGCTGGTTCGTACTTTTGCCGCCCTGCGCGACCAAAAGCAAGAGCAAGCTGCTTAA
- a CDS encoding metallophosphoesterase, producing MNKIVGLLLVMISSSSFATSLNFLSISDPHLNIDSKHQMQIDPKGYAPANDLDLATFNTLTSELKQHTGSGQLIPQPSFILLPGDLVGHKIFNFGTRKSFVLKNEQAVFENIQNSYPDTPIFYVFGNNDSPQRNYGDFSSKDGSPLEAARAAGFKNGFLSTGVICHENSDVLPCLEEQNPKLGFYSAKLAPGLKLIALNSIMFSPNHDAKATNTQAQFNFLKQQLAQAQKEQYSVLIAMHIPVGNNLYDGKKFWKAKYEKEFLKILNDHSSVVRGILVGHTHMEQFQPIVLKSKTIGQYYTAGLSTSHGNSPSVKSFRLSNEDGNWTLANYTAYGFHRQDGKIQLNKSYRFFQNYCPAQLKRPNINLCLNGVNFKEVYPKMTENNPNYPNYKMSSPQSFRVIQE from the coding sequence GTGAACAAAATAGTTGGCCTGCTACTGGTCATGATCTCAAGTAGCAGTTTCGCTACATCTTTGAACTTTCTGAGCATCAGTGACCCTCACCTGAATATAGATAGCAAGCACCAGATGCAGATCGATCCCAAGGGTTATGCCCCGGCCAATGATCTGGATCTGGCCACTTTTAACACCCTGACCTCTGAACTCAAACAACATACGGGCTCGGGTCAGCTTATCCCACAACCTAGCTTTATCCTGCTTCCCGGCGATCTGGTGGGGCATAAGATCTTCAACTTCGGGACCCGCAAGAGTTTTGTCCTCAAAAATGAGCAGGCCGTCTTTGAAAACATCCAAAACAGCTACCCAGATACTCCGATTTTCTACGTGTTTGGTAATAACGACTCACCCCAGCGCAACTATGGGGATTTTAGCTCTAAAGATGGCTCACCGCTGGAGGCTGCCAGGGCCGCCGGGTTTAAAAACGGTTTTCTCTCAACAGGAGTAATCTGTCATGAGAACTCTGATGTCCTCCCCTGCCTTGAGGAGCAAAATCCTAAGCTTGGTTTTTACTCTGCCAAACTGGCACCGGGACTTAAGCTAATTGCACTGAACAGCATCATGTTTTCACCTAACCATGATGCCAAAGCCACCAATACCCAGGCTCAGTTTAACTTTCTCAAACAGCAACTGGCCCAGGCACAAAAGGAGCAGTACAGTGTATTGATCGCCATGCATATTCCTGTGGGCAACAACCTCTATGATGGAAAGAAGTTCTGGAAAGCTAAGTATGAAAAGGAGTTTTTGAAGATCCTCAATGATCACAGCTCAGTCGTCAGGGGAATTCTGGTGGGTCACACCCACATGGAGCAATTTCAGCCCATCGTTTTGAAGAGTAAGACCATTGGCCAGTACTACACCGCCGGACTCTCTACCTCCCATGGAAACTCACCCTCGGTGAAGTCCTTCAGGCTCTCCAATGAAGATGGCAATTGGACCCTGGCCAACTATACCGCCTATGGATTCCACCGTCAGGATGGCAAAATCCAGCTCAACAAGAGTTATCGGTTTTTCCAGAACTACTGCCCGGCGCAGTTAAAGCGGCCCAACATCAATCTCTGCCTGAACGGGGTCAATTTTAAGGAGGTGTATCCAAAGATGACCGAAAATAATCCAAACTACCCGAACTATAAGATGAGCTCTCCCCAGTCCTTTCGAGTCATACAAGAATGA
- the nusG gene encoding transcription termination/antitermination protein NusG encodes MSETRMRWYVVQAFSGFESRVAKSLQEHIKLHQMEEQFGEVLVPTEEVVEMRAGQKRRSERKFFPGYVLVQMVMNDETWHLVRSVPRVMGFIGGTSDRPAPISDQEAEAILNRLQESHDKPRPKTLFEPGEVVRVTEGPFADFNGVVEEVDYEKSRLKVSVLIFGRSTPVELEFGQVEKS; translated from the coding sequence ATGTCTGAAACAAGAATGAGATGGTATGTTGTTCAGGCCTTTTCCGGCTTTGAATCCCGCGTGGCTAAGTCGCTGCAGGAGCATATCAAGTTACACCAGATGGAAGAGCAGTTCGGTGAAGTGCTGGTCCCAACCGAAGAGGTTGTGGAGATGCGTGCCGGTCAGAAGCGCCGCAGTGAGCGCAAGTTCTTCCCTGGCTATGTCCTGGTACAGATGGTGATGAACGATGAAACCTGGCACCTGGTGCGCAGTGTTCCTCGTGTGATGGGCTTCATCGGTGGTACTTCCGATCGTCCGGCACCTATCTCAGATCAGGAAGCAGAAGCGATCCTCAATCGTCTGCAGGAATCTCACGATAAGCCACGTCCGAAGACTCTGTTTGAGCCGGGTGAAGTGGTTCGTGTTACCGAAGGTCCGTTTGCCGACTTCAACGGTGTTGTTGAAGAGGTGGATTACGAGAAGAGCCGCCTGAAGGTATCGGTTCTGATCTTCGGTCGTTCGACTCCGGTTGAGCTGGAGTTTGGTCAGGTCGAAAAGAGCTGA
- the rplL gene encoding 50S ribosomal protein L7/L12 gives MSITKDQIIEAVAEMSVMDVVELIEAMEEKFGVSAAAAVVAGGAAGGEAAEEKTEFDVVMTSFGGNKVAVIKAVRGATGLGLKEAKALVEGCPANVKEAVAKEEAEELKKALEEAGASVEVK, from the coding sequence ATGTCTATCACTAAAGACCAAATTATCGAAGCTGTTGCAGAAATGTCTGTAATGGACGTTGTTGAACTGATCGAAGCAATGGAAGAGAAGTTCGGCGTATCTGCTGCTGCTGCTGTTGTTGCTGGCGGTGCTGCTGGCGGCGAAGCTGCTGAAGAGAAGACTGAGTTCGACGTAGTTATGACCTCTTTCGGTGGTAACAAAGTTGCTGTTATCAAGGCAGTACGTGGCGCGACCGGTCTGGGCCTGAAAGAAGCGAAAGCTCTGGTAGAAGGCTGCCCAGCGAACGTTAAAGAAGCAGTAGCTAAGGAAGAAGCTGAAGAGCTGAAGAAGGCTCTTGAAGAAGCTGGTGCTTCCGTTGAAGTTAAGTAA
- a CDS encoding GNAT family N-acetyltransferase yields MALELQTKRLILRQITKQDADLIFQLYHEPEVIRYVCDPLSDEVIQQRFESRLPLWNKESPHWLALTLIDKASGQKIGISGFLSEWEPYQQAELGFLLLPEFQGRGYGTESLQRVLELAFDELGFHKVKATVTEGNSASSRLLTRLGFRLEGRLRDNFKLAGCWQNDLMYGLLREEFHNLASAGTLG; encoded by the coding sequence ATGGCACTCGAGTTACAAACCAAGCGATTGATATTAAGGCAGATTACTAAGCAAGATGCGGATCTCATTTTTCAGCTGTACCACGAGCCTGAAGTCATTCGTTATGTTTGTGACCCGCTTTCTGATGAGGTGATCCAGCAACGATTTGAGAGCAGGCTTCCCCTATGGAATAAGGAAAGCCCTCACTGGCTTGCACTTACCCTGATCGACAAGGCCTCGGGGCAAAAAATTGGGATTAGTGGGTTTCTTTCCGAATGGGAGCCCTACCAGCAGGCAGAGCTAGGATTTCTTTTACTTCCTGAGTTTCAGGGCAGAGGCTATGGCACGGAATCGCTACAGCGAGTCCTGGAGCTTGCTTTTGATGAGTTGGGTTTTCACAAGGTTAAGGCAACTGTCACCGAAGGGAATAGCGCCTCATCCAGGTTGCTCACCCGCCTGGGATTTCGTTTGGAAGGAAGGCTTCGTGATAACTTCAAACTTGCCGGCTGCTGGCAAAATGATCTTATGTATGGCCTGCTTCGAGAAGAGTTCCACAACCTGGCGTCAGCAGGGACTTTAGGGTAA
- the rplK gene encoding 50S ribosomal protein L11, producing the protein MAKKVQAYIKLQVAAGAANPSPPVGPALGQHGVNIMEFCKAFNARTDKLEKGAPVPVVITVYSDRSFTFETKTPPASFLLKKAAGVKSGSGRPNTDKVGNVTRAQLEEIAEMKKPDMTGSDVDAMVRCLEGSARSMGLVVEG; encoded by the coding sequence ATGGCTAAGAAAGTCCAAGCTTATATCAAGCTGCAGGTAGCTGCGGGTGCAGCAAACCCTAGTCCTCCCGTTGGTCCAGCACTGGGTCAGCACGGTGTTAACATCATGGAATTCTGTAAGGCGTTCAACGCCCGTACCGACAAGCTGGAAAAAGGCGCGCCGGTTCCTGTTGTTATCACTGTATACAGCGATCGCTCTTTCACTTTCGAGACCAAGACTCCACCTGCTTCCTTCCTGCTGAAGAAAGCTGCTGGCGTTAAGTCTGGCTCTGGTCGCCCTAACACCGACAAGGTGGGTAACGTGACTCGCGCTCAACTGGAAGAGATTGCAGAGATGAAGAAGCCAGACATGACTGGTTCTGACGTTGATGCAATGGTCCGTTGTCTGGAAGGTTCTGCCCGTTCTATGGGCCTGGTAGTGGAGGGTTAA
- a CDS encoding class I SAM-dependent methyltransferase produces the protein MNQQLGMTLERFEDEYREQPNWDIERHQEYFSEILSSGQISSPVLDIGCGSGDLSRFAASLGHQVLGIDFSPTAISRASSHLSQSIENLSFKVWDAFKLCELGQEFNTVLDCCFFHMLDDDARSRYLSSLEAVMPIGSRLYMLNLAIEAPRPHAPRAVLAEDIYDTFRDGWRILDCGSTSLKLRSAPDGVPATYASLERVG, from the coding sequence ATGAATCAGCAACTTGGAATGACATTGGAAAGATTTGAGGATGAATACAGGGAGCAGCCAAATTGGGATATAGAGCGTCATCAGGAGTATTTTTCTGAGATCCTGAGCTCAGGACAAATCAGCTCTCCGGTTCTGGACATAGGCTGTGGTAGTGGGGATCTCTCAAGATTTGCTGCAAGCCTTGGCCATCAAGTGTTGGGCATCGATTTTTCTCCGACCGCGATAAGCAGGGCCAGCTCACATCTTTCTCAGAGTATTGAGAATCTTAGTTTTAAAGTGTGGGATGCCTTTAAGCTTTGTGAGCTTGGTCAGGAGTTCAATACAGTCCTCGATTGCTGTTTCTTCCACATGCTCGATGATGATGCCAGAAGCCGTTATCTATCCTCCCTGGAGGCCGTCATGCCCATAGGTTCACGCCTGTATATGCTTAATCTGGCCATTGAGGCTCCAAGACCCCATGCACCACGGGCAGTATTAGCGGAAGATATCTATGATACTTTCAGGGATGGGTGGAGGATTCTTGACTGTGGCTCTACCAGTCTCAAATTAAGATCTGCTCCCGATGGTGTGCCTGCAACCTATGCCAGCCTTGAGCGAGTAGGCTGA
- the rplA gene encoding 50S ribosomal protein L1 translates to MAKLSKRIRNIREKVEVTRDYEINAAIDLLKELATAKFVESVDVAVNLGIDPRKSDQNVRGATVLPHGTGREVRVAVFTQGANAEAAKEAGADIVGMDELAADVKKGEMNFDVVIASPDAMRVVGQLGQILGPRGLMPNPKVGTVTPNVAEAVKQAKAGQIRYRNDKNGIIHTTIGKADFNNEQLKENLEALVVALKKAKPSSAKGQFIRKVSISTTMGAGVAVDQATLETANA, encoded by the coding sequence ATGGCAAAACTTTCTAAGCGTATTCGCAATATCCGTGAAAAAGTTGAAGTGACTCGTGACTACGAGATCAATGCAGCGATCGACCTGCTCAAGGAGCTGGCTACCGCTAAGTTCGTTGAGAGCGTAGACGTAGCAGTAAACCTGGGTATCGACCCACGTAAATCTGACCAGAACGTACGTGGTGCAACTGTACTGCCTCACGGTACTGGCCGTGAAGTACGTGTTGCTGTGTTCACTCAGGGTGCTAACGCAGAAGCAGCTAAAGAAGCTGGTGCGGACATCGTAGGTATGGACGAGCTGGCAGCTGACGTTAAGAAGGGCGAGATGAACTTTGACGTTGTTATCGCTTCTCCTGACGCTATGCGCGTTGTTGGTCAGCTGGGTCAGATCCTGGGTCCACGCGGCCTGATGCCTAACCCTAAGGTTGGCACTGTAACTCCAAACGTTGCAGAAGCTGTTAAGCAAGCCAAGGCGGGTCAGATCCGTTATCGTAACGATAAGAACGGTATCATCCACACCACTATTGGTAAGGCAGACTTCAACAACGAGCAGCTGAAAGAAAACCTGGAAGCTCTGGTTGTTGCACTGAAGAAGGCTAAGCCTTCCTCAGCTAAGGGTCAGTTCATCCGCAAGGTAAGCATCTCCACCACTATGGGTGCAGGTGTTGCGGTTGACCAGGCGACTCTGGAAACTGCCAACGCTTAA
- the rsuA gene encoding 16S rRNA pseudouridine(516) synthase RsuA, which produces MRLDKFISETTSLTRSLAKKALHRGEICCDGEVVKNSAFKVKVGCKVTLNGELLELRGPRYIMLHKPIGYICSTIDEEHPSVLSLLKLNNRDRLCIAGRLDLDTTGLVLITDDGQWSHRITSPKKECGKRYRVQLADPVEASLTEQFAKGVELRGERELTRPAKLEIHSPTEVLLTIHEGKYHQVKRMFAAVGNKVIGLHRESVGEIELDPALEPGQWRYLSENEIKSV; this is translated from the coding sequence ATGCGTTTAGATAAGTTCATCAGTGAAACCACATCCCTGACCCGCTCGCTTGCCAAAAAGGCGCTGCATCGCGGCGAGATCTGCTGTGATGGCGAGGTGGTGAAAAACTCCGCCTTTAAGGTGAAGGTCGGTTGTAAGGTGACTCTCAATGGTGAGCTGCTGGAGCTCAGAGGTCCTCGCTACATCATGCTCCACAAGCCAATTGGCTATATCTGCTCGACCATAGATGAGGAGCACCCATCGGTGCTATCTCTTCTTAAACTCAATAACCGCGACAGGCTCTGCATCGCCGGGCGGCTGGACCTGGATACCACGGGTCTGGTGCTGATCACCGATGACGGCCAGTGGTCCCATCGAATCACCTCCCCCAAAAAGGAGTGCGGCAAGCGCTATCGGGTGCAACTGGCTGATCCGGTGGAGGCCTCCCTGACAGAGCAGTTTGCCAAAGGCGTTGAACTTCGCGGTGAGCGGGAGCTGACTCGCCCGGCAAAACTAGAGATCCACTCCCCCACCGAAGTGCTACTGACAATCCATGAGGGCAAGTACCACCAGGTTAAGCGGATGTTTGCCGCGGTCGGCAACAAGGTGATTGGGCTACACAGGGAAAGTGTCGGGGAAATTGAGCTGGACCCGGCCCTGGAACCCGGGCAATGGCGCTATCTTAGCGAAAATGAGATCAAGTCCGTGTAG
- the secE gene encoding preprotein translocase subunit SecE: protein MNAKTEGQQPSSDKLKWTLVFVLLVLAIAGNWYMGSNAALDTLPLQSTGLLATRIVGVVVLVVLALLVAWTTTKGKATISFAKESRLEIRKVVWPTRQEAVQTTLIVIAITCLMGFLMFVIDGALVWIIGHITGVKG from the coding sequence ATGAATGCGAAGACAGAAGGCCAGCAACCCTCCTCTGATAAACTCAAGTGGACTCTGGTTTTTGTTCTGCTAGTGCTGGCGATCGCCGGTAACTGGTATATGGGGTCAAATGCGGCATTGGATACCTTGCCTCTGCAGAGTACAGGTCTGCTGGCGACTCGTATCGTCGGCGTGGTTGTACTGGTTGTGCTGGCACTGCTGGTTGCCTGGACAACGACCAAGGGTAAAGCGACGATCTCATTTGCCAAAGAGTCTCGTCTGGAAATTCGTAAGGTCGTCTGGCCTACACGCCAGGAAGCCGTACAGACGACACTGATCGTTATTGCCATCACCTGCCTGATGGGCTTTTTGATGTTTGTCATCGATGGTGCCCTGGTATGGATCATTGGCCATATTACTGGAGTGAAAGGTTAA
- the coaA gene encoding type I pantothenate kinase, which translates to MSDQQASKLSPYLGFNRQQWAGLRNSVPLSLTEQDLEQLRGINESLDLDEVSDIYLPLSRLLNLNFKSKQRRHEVQQEFLATNQGSVPYVIGIAGSVAVGKSTTARILQALLDRWPEHPRVELVTTDGFLHPTKVLQERELMHRKGFPESYDMQKLIQFIRAIKAGEPRVSCPIYSHLIYDILPDTEKVIEQPDILILEGLNVLQTGLDYPSDPHKVFVSDFLDFSIYVDAEEERLKTWYIERFLKFRQGAFRDPNSYFHHFSSLNEPEAIQTAGQIWDDINYPNLRDNIQPTRERADLILTKGQNHFIEQIKLRKS; encoded by the coding sequence ATGAGCGACCAGCAAGCATCCAAACTCAGCCCCTATCTTGGCTTTAATCGCCAGCAATGGGCGGGTCTGCGCAACTCTGTGCCCCTGTCATTAACAGAACAGGATCTCGAACAGCTGCGCGGGATCAACGAATCCCTCGATCTGGATGAAGTCTCGGATATCTACCTGCCTTTATCGCGACTGCTTAATCTAAATTTTAAATCCAAACAGCGCCGCCATGAGGTACAGCAGGAATTTCTGGCTACCAACCAGGGCTCGGTCCCCTATGTCATCGGCATTGCCGGCAGTGTCGCAGTCGGTAAAAGCACCACCGCAAGGATTCTCCAGGCCCTGTTGGATCGCTGGCCCGAGCACCCCAGGGTTGAGCTGGTGACCACGGATGGTTTTCTCCATCCGACCAAGGTGCTTCAGGAGCGGGAGCTGATGCATCGCAAGGGGTTTCCGGAATCCTATGACATGCAGAAACTCATTCAGTTTATCCGGGCGATAAAAGCCGGTGAGCCCAGAGTGAGTTGCCCCATCTACTCTCACCTCATCTACGATATTCTGCCGGATACCGAAAAAGTTATCGAACAGCCGGATATCCTGATCCTGGAGGGGCTCAACGTACTACAGACCGGGCTGGATTATCCGAGTGATCCCCACAAGGTGTTTGTGTCCGACTTTCTGGACTTCTCCATCTATGTTGATGCCGAGGAGGAGCGCCTCAAGACCTGGTATATCGAGCGCTTCTTGAAGTTTCGCCAGGGTGCATTCCGCGATCCTAACTCCTACTTTCATCACTTCTCCAGCCTCAATGAACCAGAGGCGATCCAGACGGCGGGGCAGATCTGGGATGATATTAACTACCCAAATCTCAGGGATAATATTCAGCCGACCCGGGAGCGGGCCGATCTGATCCTGACCAAGGGACAAAACCACTTTATTGAGCAGATCAAACTCCGGAAATCCTGA